One window of the Roseovarius sp. THAF9 genome contains the following:
- a CDS encoding AlpA family transcriptional regulator: MSAATAGIPPRYLRTPEAARFLSLSARTLEKHRTYGTGPAYRKLGGRVVYSVDDLQAWAERGAKRSTSDPGVGTVLPAKRHDDPSSAESR, encoded by the coding sequence ATGTCCGCAGCCACCGCCGGCATCCCGCCGCGCTATCTGAGAACGCCCGAGGCGGCGCGCTTTCTCAGCCTTTCCGCCCGAACCCTCGAAAAGCACCGCACCTACGGGACCGGTCCTGCCTACCGCAAACTCGGTGGCCGTGTCGTCTATTCCGTCGACGACCTGCAGGCTTGGGCGGAGCGTGGCGCCAAGCGATCCACCTCCGACCCCGGCGTCGGCACGGTCCTTCCGGCCAAACGTCATGACGATCCGTCGTCTGCCGAGAGCCGCTGA
- a CDS encoding DUF2285 domain-containing protein, whose product MPTVIFKVHPADARTSDEGLYIRFAIGTEHFSAICLDGKAPNGSVAAITLIDQLMQDRVDAIVRFRDAALHHRISPDTRLTPQRRQRLIESLRAIDGRRAGATYREIAEAVFGAAPVNAITWKSAPLRDTVMRRTRSGLDLVAGGYRRLLLGHRPDRN is encoded by the coding sequence ATGCCCACGGTGATTTTCAAAGTCCATCCGGCCGATGCCCGAACATCGGATGAAGGTCTCTATATTCGCTTTGCGATCGGCACCGAGCACTTCTCAGCAATCTGCCTCGACGGCAAAGCTCCCAACGGATCGGTGGCCGCTATTACACTCATCGACCAGCTCATGCAGGATCGGGTCGATGCGATTGTTCGGTTCCGCGATGCTGCCCTCCATCACCGGATATCGCCCGACACGAGATTGACGCCCCAACGCAGACAACGCCTCATTGAGAGCCTCCGCGCAATCGACGGTCGACGTGCAGGAGCCACCTACCGGGAAATCGCCGAGGCTGTCTTTGGCGCCGCGCCAGTCAACGCCATCACCTGGAAATCCGCTCCACTGCGCGACACCGTGATGCGTCGCACGAGATCGGGCCTCGACCTCGTGGCGGGCGGTTATCGCAGACTTCTTCTCGGACACCGTCCCGACCGAAACTAG
- a CDS encoding DUF6499 domain-containing protein: MVAKTNWREPTNYRYLNGLNPSELAWEFLRRNPEYEKEVSASDPADDHAATALTAHWGLRFPDSAELVRAQCRHLLEPCRRSERPDLRPSTGPEHAHGDFQSPSGRCPNIG, from the coding sequence ATGGTGGCGAAAACGAACTGGCGCGAGCCGACGAACTATCGATATCTGAACGGTCTGAATCCTTCCGAACTCGCCTGGGAGTTTCTCAGGCGCAATCCCGAATACGAAAAGGAAGTCTCGGCTTCCGATCCCGCGGACGATCACGCCGCGACCGCGCTGACGGCGCACTGGGGGTTGCGCTTTCCCGATAGCGCCGAACTTGTCCGCGCCCAATGCCGACATCTTCTGGAGCCCTGCCGTCGATCCGAGCGTCCTGATCTTCGCCCCTCAACCGGGCCCGAACATGCCCACGGTGATTTTCAAAGTCCATCCGGCCGATGCCCGAACATCGGATGA
- a CDS encoding DUF2285 domain-containing protein, which yields MGQADFLDEPPHSEHLTEYDRAHFATYLRLLDAEADAAHWAEAVRIIFGLDPEEQPDRAQHVHQTHLARAHWMTENGYRDLLRSAYH from the coding sequence ATGGGGCAAGCTGACTTTCTGGACGAGCCGCCGCACAGCGAACACCTGACCGAATACGATCGTGCGCATTTTGCGACATATCTTCGCTTGCTTGATGCGGAGGCCGACGCCGCGCATTGGGCTGAAGCAGTCCGCATCATCTTTGGACTCGACCCCGAAGAACAGCCCGATCGTGCTCAACACGTTCACCAGACACATCTCGCCCGCGCACACTGGATGACCGAGAACGGCTACCGCGATCTTCTTCGATCCGCCTATCACTGA
- a CDS encoding helix-turn-helix domain-containing protein: protein MITARQARAARALLGWTQEMLAEKALVSLTALKRLESVNGLKVHESTCDQIRRALEAAGIVFLSSDRGEGVMIVDATKPDKSEALA, encoded by the coding sequence ATGATCACCGCCCGACAGGCACGGGCCGCGCGCGCATTGCTCGGTTGGACGCAAGAGATGCTCGCTGAGAAGGCCCTGGTTTCGCTGACCGCACTCAAGCGCCTCGAATCCGTCAATGGACTCAAGGTGCATGAGAGCACGTGCGACCAGATTCGCCGGGCGCTCGAAGCAGCAGGCATCGTCTTCCTGTCCTCTGACCGAGGAGAAGGAGTGATGATTGTCGATGCCACGAAACCTGACAAGTCGGAAGCGCTGGCCTGA
- a CDS encoding DUF736 domain-containing protein: MATIGTFKKSGNEFTGEIVTLNVQAKNVRIVPETNQTSENAPSHRVLVGRAEIGAAWSKQSNEGRDYLGLKLDDPSFTAPIYANLFDDEDGGYSLIWSRPTRRNGE, encoded by the coding sequence ATGGCGACCATCGGCACCTTCAAGAAGTCCGGCAACGAATTCACCGGCGAGATTGTCACCCTCAACGTGCAGGCCAAGAACGTCCGCATCGTTCCCGAAACCAACCAGACCAGCGAGAACGCTCCCAGCCACCGCGTCCTGGTCGGCCGCGCCGAAATTGGAGCCGCCTGGTCCAAGCAGTCGAACGAGGGCCGCGACTATCTCGGCCTCAAGCTCGACGATCCGAGCTTCACCGCTCCGATCTACGCCAACCTCTTCGACGACGAGGACGGAGGTTACAGCCTCATCTGGTCCCGTCCCACCCGCCGCAACGGCGAGTGA
- a CDS encoding bifunctional 2-polyprenyl-6-hydroxyphenol methylase/3-demethylubiquinol 3-O-methyltransferase UbiG, with product MAQNIYDNPDFFAGYSQLPRQVQGLDGAPEWPAIRALLPDVAGKSVADLGCGFGWASRWFREQGAETVLGLDLSRNMIDRARADTDDAAITYRIADLDALELSDAAFDLIYSALTFHYVRDFGLLMRTLHRALTRGGDLVFTIEHPIFMAAIHPDWIEDENGRKTWPVNGYSTEGERSTNWFRRGGAEAASDTGDYDKHPDRRGLRSATDRGVFTDIGPDRGDARAGRRDGAANDVDGFGIQELIWLPPGPTGRAACHRMS from the coding sequence ATGGCACAGAATATCTACGACAATCCCGATTTCTTCGCTGGCTACAGCCAGCTTCCCCGTCAGGTGCAAGGGCTGGATGGTGCGCCGGAATGGCCCGCCATCCGCGCGTTGCTGCCAGACGTGGCAGGCAAGAGCGTGGCCGATCTGGGCTGCGGCTTCGGTTGGGCATCCCGCTGGTTCCGCGAACAGGGGGCGGAAACGGTCCTGGGTCTTGACCTGTCCCGAAACATGATCGACCGAGCCCGGGCCGACACTGACGATGCCGCCATCACCTATCGCATTGCCGATCTTGACGCGCTCGAACTGTCAGATGCAGCCTTCGATTTGATCTATAGCGCACTTACCTTCCACTACGTACGCGATTTCGGGCTGCTGATGCGCACGCTCCATCGCGCGCTTACGCGCGGCGGCGATCTAGTCTTCACGATTGAGCACCCGATCTTCATGGCCGCAATCCATCCGGATTGGATTGAGGACGAGAACGGACGCAAGACATGGCCGGTCAACGGCTATTCGACAGAGGGCGAGCGCAGCACCAACTGGTTTCGCCGAGGGGGTGCTGAAGCAGCATCGGACACTGGCGACTACGATAAACACCCTGATCGGCGCGGGCTTCGCTCTGCGACGGATCGAGGAGTTTTCACCGACATCGGACCAGATCGCGGCGATGCCAGAGCTGGCCGAAGAGATGGAGCGGCCAATGATGTTGATGGTTTCGGCATACAAGAGTTGATCTGGTTGCCGCCCGGTCCTACCGGCCGGGCGGCATGTCACCGAATGTCTTGA
- a CDS encoding DUF2493 domain-containing protein has protein sequence MTLDDDTFEPHHESSPTEHALNELELHGYCHDGHGPDPRLVPEDNVIAGAVSDIFDALIATMADTALDGELDDLLWSTVNMFHRAADRLERKLDDNEQAQKRGQREQDGSEIKAVELERLIETGQGLIERRDSLEVFRDSAAEHYLRTTGSPWSPRTGSHVNHRALTSAMIDSRDFIAERKRANREVLLPEGPKVAVSGGADYNDHKLIWDKLDQVHAKHPDMVLMHGKSPKGAEKIAARWADHRNVTQIGFAPDWTNHGRAAPFKRNDQMLDVLPIGVMVFPGTGIQENLADKARKLGIPVWRFE, from the coding sequence ATGACACTCGACGACGACACCTTCGAACCCCATCACGAATCCTCGCCAACCGAGCACGCACTGAACGAACTGGAACTTCATGGCTACTGCCACGACGGGCACGGTCCGGACCCCCGCCTCGTCCCGGAGGACAATGTCATCGCGGGCGCAGTCTCCGACATCTTCGACGCCCTGATCGCCACCATGGCGGATACCGCCCTAGATGGCGAACTCGACGATCTGCTCTGGTCGACGGTCAACATGTTCCACCGTGCGGCCGACCGGCTCGAGCGCAAGCTCGACGACAACGAGCAGGCCCAGAAGCGCGGACAGCGTGAACAGGACGGTTCCGAAATCAAGGCGGTCGAGCTCGAACGCCTCATTGAGACCGGCCAAGGTCTCATCGAACGGCGCGACAGTCTGGAAGTCTTCCGCGACAGCGCCGCCGAGCACTATCTGCGCACCACAGGATCGCCGTGGTCACCGCGCACCGGCTCGCACGTCAACCATCGCGCCCTGACATCGGCGATGATCGACAGCCGGGACTTCATCGCGGAGCGCAAACGCGCCAACCGGGAGGTGCTGTTACCCGAAGGTCCGAAGGTCGCCGTCTCCGGCGGAGCCGACTACAACGATCACAAGCTGATCTGGGACAAGCTCGACCAGGTGCATGCCAAGCACCCGGACATGGTGCTGATGCACGGCAAGTCGCCGAAAGGCGCCGAGAAGATCGCCGCCCGCTGGGCCGATCACCGCAACGTCACTCAAATCGGCTTTGCGCCGGACTGGACGAACCACGGCCGCGCCGCGCCCTTCAAGCGCAACGATCAGATGCTCGATGTCCTGCCGATCGGGGTCATGGTCTTCCCCGGCACCGGCATCCAGGAGAACCTCGCCGACAAGGCCAGGAAACTCGGCATCCCGGTCTGGCGGTTCGAATGA
- a CDS encoding toprim domain-containing protein, whose amino-acid sequence MTRDASDLAHRLGRQAEAVCREYLSNGRREGRYWMVGDVRNTKGRSMFVRLTGPESGKGAAGKWTDAATGEHGDLLDVIRESCGLTEFRDVADEARRFLSLPHPEPEPASSPGRTSPAPTGSPLAAKRLFSMARPIMGTLAESYFRNRGITALHGTGSLRFHPRCYYRPDENSPTETWPALIASVTDLNGHQTGAHRTWLDPNGFSEATFGKAPIETPRRAMGDLLGHAVRFGVAGEVMAAGEGIETMLSLRCVLPEMPMASALSAAHLAAILFPDTLRRLYIVRDDDPAGDGARDTLVERADALGIEALPLSPMLGDLNEDLRLRGLDAFRASIRVQLAPQDVARFMESVLSA is encoded by the coding sequence ATGACCCGCGACGCTTCCGACCTCGCACATCGTCTCGGCAGGCAGGCCGAGGCCGTGTGCCGCGAATATCTCTCGAACGGACGGCGCGAGGGCCGCTACTGGATGGTGGGCGACGTGCGCAACACCAAGGGGCGTTCGATGTTCGTGCGTCTGACCGGCCCCGAATCCGGCAAGGGCGCGGCGGGCAAATGGACAGACGCCGCAACGGGTGAACACGGCGATCTCCTCGATGTGATCCGCGAAAGCTGCGGTTTGACCGAGTTCAGGGACGTGGCCGACGAAGCGCGGCGGTTTCTCAGCCTACCGCATCCCGAGCCTGAGCCGGCTTCATCGCCGGGACGGACGTCGCCCGCACCAACGGGTTCGCCGCTGGCGGCGAAACGCCTGTTCTCGATGGCGCGGCCGATTATGGGCACACTCGCGGAATCGTATTTCCGCAACCGCGGCATTACGGCTTTGCACGGAACCGGATCGCTGCGGTTTCATCCGCGCTGCTACTACCGGCCTGACGAGAACAGCCCGACAGAGACGTGGCCCGCACTGATCGCGTCGGTCACTGATCTGAATGGTCACCAGACTGGCGCGCATCGCACCTGGCTCGATCCGAACGGGTTCAGCGAAGCGACGTTCGGCAAGGCGCCGATCGAGACACCGCGACGGGCAATGGGCGATCTGCTCGGCCACGCGGTGCGTTTCGGCGTGGCGGGCGAGGTCATGGCGGCGGGCGAAGGCATCGAGACCATGCTGTCACTGCGCTGTGTCTTGCCCGAGATGCCGATGGCGTCTGCGCTCTCCGCAGCTCATCTTGCCGCCATCCTGTTCCCCGACACGCTGCGCCGGCTCTATATCGTCCGCGATGACGACCCGGCGGGCGACGGCGCGCGGGACACACTCGTCGAACGGGCCGATGCGCTCGGCATAGAGGCACTGCCGCTTTCGCCGATGCTCGGCGATCTCAACGAGGATCTGCGCCTGCGTGGTCTCGACGCCTTCCGGGCGTCGATCCGGGTCCAACTCGCGCCGCAGGATGTCGCCAGGTTCATGGAGTCCGTTCTGTCCGCCTGA
- a CDS encoding strawberry notch family protein, which translates to MTEIVPAAALARAARQLLPLLEQGRRIDAPALRIAMDAAFGGSDTDGAWDWKTAYDVCEGAAVLFLRKYGKALLRKAGSPAAALPLLTRIAGLQPSQTRRSEESEAFQQFSTPIPLGFAAATTAAITADDIVLEPSAGTGPLAILAEIAGGRLHLNELAETRGAFLSSLFPALSVTRFDAAQIDDYLDASAVPSVVLMNPPFSAMANVSGRMADAAYRHVASALARLAPGGRLVAITGASFAPDTPKWRDAFTRLQEHGRVVFTAAINGAVYARHGTTIDTRLTVIDKIADDDPTALPVSRGIAPDVATLLGWIEADIPPRAPVSLPAISGQRVTPPRSTSAAPGSSSGLKSAFSIVDPSGEELTYETLDWTPPQGGRLTDAIYEEYALQSIRIPGSQAHPTKLVQSAAMASVAPPKPDYCPHLPATLVADGTLSDAQLESVIYAGEAHAQHLAGVWTVDDTCDVVTAAAEDAADAVRFRRGWFLGDGTGAGKGRQVAGILLDNWLKGRRRAVWVSKSDKLLEDAQRDWSALGQERLLVTPLSRFRQGTPIRLPQGILFTTYATLRSDERGSKVSRVRQIVDWLGKDFDGVIIFDESHAMQNAAGSKGDRGDQAASQQGRAGLRLQHALPDARVVYVSATGATTVHNLAYAQRLGLWGGEDFPFATRAEFVEAIEDGGVAAMEVLARELKALGLYQARSLSYEGVEYELVEHQLTEEQRRIYDAYAGAFAIIHNNLDAAMQATNVTGSPDSGGATLNRQAKSAARSAFESAKQRFFNHLITAMKTPSLIRAIDADLEAGHAAVIQIVSTGEALMERRLADIPTEDWNDVQVDITPREYVLDYLAHSFPVQLYEPFTDSEGNLCSRPVTRDGQPVESREAVARRDKLIEKLASLPPVPGALDQIIHRFGTDMVAEVTGRSRRIVRKPGVGATADRLAVEGRAISANLAETQAFMDDLKRILIFSDAGGTGRSYHADLTAKNQRLRVHYLLEPGWKADAAIQGLGRTNRTNQAQPPLFRPVATDVKAEKRFLSTIARRLDTLGAITRGQRQTGGQGLFRAEDNLESAYARDALRRLYLMIVGGKVDGCSLQTFETSTGLKLMDDTGIKDELPPITTFLNRLLALTIDLQNILFAHFEQILTARIEGAIASGTYDVGLETLRGEQFTVTDRQVIHTHPATGAETTLLTIAQRERNHPVALDEALDHLADPRAALLVNERSGRAAVRVPTTSVIDDDGVVERRVRLIRPIESTKVPLAMMSETHWVETDRETFAHIWDTEVAAVPEYTDSTVHIVSGLLLPIWKRLPNESTRVYRLQTDDGERIIGRKVSPAWAANAATTGAASLSGDDAFAALTEGRTILDLAEGLQLRRARVMGANRIELTGFTDTMRDRLKAYGLFGEIISWKFRLFVPTDASGSAVLARLLERFPVERIAEREAA; encoded by the coding sequence ATGACAGAGATCGTTCCCGCGGCGGCGCTCGCCCGCGCCGCCCGTCAACTCCTTCCGCTTCTCGAACAAGGCCGCCGCATCGACGCGCCCGCGCTCCGCATTGCAATGGACGCCGCCTTCGGCGGCTCCGATACCGATGGCGCCTGGGACTGGAAAACCGCCTATGACGTCTGCGAAGGTGCGGCCGTCCTGTTTCTGCGCAAATACGGAAAGGCGCTACTGCGCAAAGCCGGGTCTCCGGCGGCCGCGTTGCCTTTGCTCACCAGGATCGCCGGCCTTCAGCCCTCGCAGACCCGCCGCTCAGAAGAGAGCGAAGCCTTCCAGCAATTCTCGACACCGATCCCCCTGGGCTTCGCCGCGGCCACCACCGCCGCGATCACCGCGGATGACATCGTGCTGGAACCCTCGGCCGGCACCGGCCCGCTCGCCATTCTCGCCGAAATCGCCGGGGGCCGGCTCCATCTCAACGAGTTGGCCGAGACGCGCGGCGCGTTTCTCTCTTCCCTCTTTCCGGCTCTTTCGGTCACACGCTTCGATGCTGCCCAGATCGACGACTATCTGGACGCCAGTGCCGTTCCCAGCGTCGTACTGATGAACCCGCCATTTTCGGCGATGGCCAATGTCTCCGGGCGCATGGCCGATGCCGCCTATCGTCATGTTGCCTCCGCCCTGGCGCGCCTGGCGCCGGGCGGACGCCTCGTTGCCATCACCGGCGCCAGTTTCGCACCCGACACGCCGAAATGGCGGGACGCCTTCACGCGCCTGCAGGAGCACGGGCGCGTGGTCTTCACCGCTGCGATCAACGGCGCGGTCTATGCGCGCCATGGCACCACCATCGATACGCGGCTGACGGTGATCGACAAAATCGCCGACGACGATCCCACCGCCCTTCCGGTATCGCGGGGTATCGCCCCCGATGTCGCGACGCTGCTTGGCTGGATCGAGGCGGACATACCGCCCCGCGCGCCGGTCTCCTTACCGGCGATCTCCGGACAACGGGTCACCCCGCCGCGCTCGACTTCCGCCGCGCCCGGCAGTTCGAGCGGTTTGAAATCCGCATTTTCGATTGTCGACCCGAGCGGCGAAGAGCTCACCTATGAGACACTCGACTGGACCCCGCCGCAGGGCGGGCGCCTCACCGATGCGATCTATGAAGAATACGCGCTTCAGTCGATCCGTATTCCCGGCTCTCAGGCGCATCCCACCAAGCTCGTCCAGTCCGCCGCCATGGCCTCTGTTGCGCCGCCAAAACCGGACTATTGCCCGCATCTGCCAGCGACGCTCGTAGCCGACGGCACTCTCTCCGACGCCCAGCTCGAAAGCGTGATCTATGCCGGTGAAGCCCATGCCCAGCATCTCGCCGGCGTCTGGACCGTCGATGACACCTGCGATGTCGTCACCGCTGCGGCGGAGGACGCCGCCGACGCGGTCCGTTTCCGGCGTGGCTGGTTCCTCGGCGACGGCACCGGCGCGGGCAAGGGCCGCCAGGTCGCCGGCATCCTGCTCGACAACTGGCTCAAGGGCCGTCGCCGCGCCGTCTGGGTGTCCAAATCGGACAAGCTGCTCGAGGATGCGCAGCGCGACTGGTCGGCGCTCGGCCAGGAACGACTCCTGGTCACACCGCTCTCGCGTTTTCGCCAGGGTACGCCCATCCGTCTGCCGCAGGGCATCCTATTCACCACCTATGCCACGCTGCGCTCCGACGAGCGCGGATCGAAGGTTTCGCGTGTCCGGCAGATCGTCGATTGGTTGGGAAAGGATTTCGATGGAGTGATCATTTTCGACGAAAGCCACGCCATGCAGAACGCCGCCGGATCGAAGGGCGACCGCGGCGACCAGGCCGCCTCGCAGCAGGGCCGCGCCGGGCTGCGCCTGCAACACGCGCTCCCCGATGCGCGCGTCGTCTATGTCTCGGCAACCGGCGCCACCACGGTCCACAATCTCGCCTATGCCCAGCGGCTCGGCTTGTGGGGCGGCGAGGATTTCCCCTTCGCCACACGCGCTGAATTCGTCGAGGCAATCGAGGATGGCGGGGTCGCCGCCATGGAGGTGCTGGCACGCGAACTTAAGGCGCTCGGCCTCTACCAGGCCCGCTCGTTGTCCTATGAAGGCGTCGAATACGAGCTGGTCGAGCACCAGCTCACCGAAGAGCAGCGGCGCATCTACGACGCCTATGCCGGCGCCTTCGCGATCATTCACAACAATCTCGATGCCGCCATGCAGGCAACCAATGTCACCGGCAGCCCAGATAGCGGTGGAGCTACGCTGAACCGGCAGGCCAAGTCCGCGGCCCGCTCGGCGTTCGAGAGCGCCAAGCAGCGCTTCTTCAACCACCTCATCACGGCGATGAAGACGCCGTCGCTGATCCGCGCCATCGATGCCGATCTCGAAGCCGGCCATGCCGCCGTCATCCAGATCGTCTCGACCGGGGAAGCCCTGATGGAGCGGCGGCTCGCAGACATCCCGACCGAAGACTGGAATGACGTCCAGGTCGACATCACACCGCGCGAATATGTGCTCGACTATCTGGCCCATTCCTTCCCTGTGCAGCTTTACGAGCCCTTCACCGACTCCGAGGGCAATCTGTGTTCCCGCCCGGTAACCCGTGATGGCCAGCCCGTCGAAAGCCGCGAGGCCGTCGCAAGGCGCGACAAGCTCATCGAGAAGCTCGCCTCACTGCCGCCGGTCCCCGGTGCGCTCGACCAGATCATCCATCGCTTCGGCACCGACATGGTCGCCGAGGTCACGGGCCGCTCACGCCGCATCGTCCGCAAGCCCGGTGTCGGCGCCACCGCTGATCGCCTCGCCGTCGAAGGCCGCGCGATATCGGCAAACCTCGCCGAAACCCAAGCCTTCATGGATGACCTCAAGCGCATCCTCATCTTCTCGGACGCCGGGGGCACCGGGCGCTCCTATCATGCCGACCTAACGGCGAAGAACCAGCGCCTGCGCGTCCACTATCTGCTGGAGCCGGGCTGGAAGGCCGATGCCGCGATCCAGGGCCTGGGGCGCACCAACCGCACCAATCAGGCACAGCCGCCGCTCTTCCGGCCGGTCGCCACGGATGTGAAGGCGGAGAAACGCTTCCTCTCCACCATCGCCCGCCGCCTCGACACGCTCGGGGCGATCACGCGCGGCCAGCGCCAGACCGGCGGCCAGGGCCTGTTCCGCGCCGAGGACAATCTCGAAAGCGCCTATGCGCGCGACGCGCTGCGCCGGCTCTATCTCATGATCGTCGGCGGCAAGGTCGACGGCTGCTCGCTGCAGACCTTCGAGACCTCGACTGGTCTGAAGCTGATGGATGATACCGGCATCAAGGACGAACTGCCGCCGATCACCACCTTCCTCAACCGGCTTTTGGCGCTCACCATCGATCTACAAAACATCCTGTTCGCGCATTTCGAGCAGATCCTCACCGCCCGGATCGAGGGCGCCATTGCCAGCGGCACCTATGATGTCGGGCTGGAAACGCTGAGAGGTGAGCAGTTCACCGTCACCGACCGGCAGGTGATCCATACACATCCGGCGACCGGCGCGGAGACCACGCTGCTCACCATCGCGCAGCGGGAACGCAACCATCCCGTCGCGCTGGACGAGGCGCTCGACCATCTCGCCGATCCGCGTGCCGCCCTGCTGGTTAACGAGCGATCAGGCCGGGCCGCCGTGCGCGTTCCGACCACCAGCGTGATCGACGACGACGGTGTCGTCGAACGCCGGGTGCGCCTGATCCGACCGATTGAATCCACCAAGGTGCCCCTCGCAATGATGAGCGAGACGCACTGGGTCGAAACCGACCGCGAGACGTTTGCGCACATCTGGGACACCGAAGTTGCGGCAGTCCCGGAATATACCGACAGCACCGTTCACATCGTTTCCGGGCTGTTGCTGCCGATCTGGAAGCGCCTGCCCAATGAATCGACGCGGGTCTACCGGCTGCAGACCGATGATGGCGAGCGGATCATTGGCCGCAAGGTCTCACCGGCCTGGGCCGCGAACGCGGCGACGACGGGCGCCGCCAGCCTCTCGGGGGACGATGCCTTCGCCGCGCTGACCGAGGGTCGCACGATCCTCGATCTCGCCGAGGGCCTTCAGCTTCGTCGCGCCCGCGTCATGGGCGCGAACCGCATCGAGCTCACCGGCTTCACCGACACGATGCGCGACCGCCTCAAGGCCTATGGCCTCTTCGGCGAGATCATCTCGTGGAAGTTCCGGCTGTTCGTCCCAACCGATGCGTCCGGCTCCGCCGTCCTCGCGAGACTGCTGGAGCGGTTCCCGGTCGAGCGCATCGCCGAGCGGGAGGCAGCCTGA
- a CDS encoding DUF6117 family protein, giving the protein MSIPDHARANFQTLLRAAADGNPYEAYRPPEP; this is encoded by the coding sequence ATGAGCATTCCCGACCATGCCCGCGCCAATTTCCAGACGCTGTTGCGCGCGGCCGCCGACGGCAATCCCTACGAGGCCTATCGGCCGCCCGAGCCTTGA